In the genome of Acidimicrobiales bacterium, one region contains:
- a CDS encoding rhodanese-like domain-containing protein gives MTDRVPAARKMAGGRGAMDVPEIDVDELERRLEEGAVLIDVREPDEWVEVRVPGGCLIPLQNVPERLAEIPEEGTVYVICALGGRSRAAAEFLRGQGRDAVNVLGGTTAWVDADFPTEAGESA, from the coding sequence GTGACCGATAGGGTTCCGGCCGCACGAAAGATGGCTGGCGGAAGAGGAGCCATGGACGTACCCGAGATCGATGTCGATGAGTTGGAACGACGACTGGAAGAGGGTGCGGTTCTTATCGACGTCCGAGAGCCCGACGAGTGGGTCGAGGTTCGCGTGCCGGGCGGGTGCCTGATCCCGCTGCAGAACGTTCCCGAGCGGCTGGCCGAGATCCCCGAGGAGGGAACCGTCTACGTCATCTGCGCCCTAGGTGGTCGGAGCCGTGCAGCTGCCGAGTTCCTCCGCGGGCAGGGCCGGGATGCCGTGAACGTGCTCGGAGGGACCACAGCCTGGGTGGACGCCGACTTTCCGACCGAGGCGGGTGAGTCGGCCTGA
- a CDS encoding DUF3151 domain-containing protein: MSPEQPIGLSSQGPPETVLGPEPDDADLRLAAALAAPPEERRGLVAAVVASWPRHLNGWACLGDLGRDTVESYAAYRVGYHRGLDRLRQGGWRGSGYVRWSHPTNRGFLRALAGLARTAREIGEKDEEERCELFLRQLDPDWPNVDPPLDGSG, translated from the coding sequence ATGAGCCCTGAGCAGCCCATCGGCCTCTCGTCGCAGGGTCCACCGGAGACTGTTCTTGGCCCGGAGCCCGACGATGCCGACCTCCGCTTAGCGGCCGCGCTGGCCGCCCCACCCGAGGAGCGCCGGGGACTGGTCGCTGCCGTGGTGGCCTCTTGGCCCCGGCATCTCAACGGCTGGGCCTGTCTTGGCGACCTGGGGCGCGACACGGTTGAGTCGTACGCCGCCTACCGCGTGGGCTACCACCGCGGCTTAGACCGCCTCCGGCAGGGTGGCTGGCGGGGCTCGGGCTACGTCCGGTGGTCGCATCCCACAAACCGGGGATTCCTGCGGGCCCTGGCCGGGCTGGCCCGGACAGCTCGAGAGATTGGCGAGAAGGACGAGGAGGAGCGCTGCGAACTCTTCTTACGCCAACTGGATCCAGATTGGCCGAATGTGGATCCCCCCTTGGACGGTTCGGGCTAA
- the pyk gene encoding pyruvate kinase, producing MARRTKIIATIGPASDDEATLRGLIRAGMDVARLGLAHNTIDEAAARMADIRRIAALEGRYVGILVDLPGPKVRAASFGEEPVVLVEDSRVELRVGDHRSDATSIEVDYEGLLSDMEPGDRLSLGDGRVILEVRDVSEESLSARVAHGGVLTGSPGLHIPSDRLSMRAPTDDDLRAVERFVELDVDMIAVSFVRSAEDLARLSVMPHPEGPIVVAKIETRAAIDDLPAIIEASGAVMVARGDLGSECSIEELPILQKEIIRQCIALGRPAITATQMLETMVNNPEPTRAEVSDVANAVWDGSSAVMLSGETAIGANPVNVVSTMSRIAERADEAFDHRGWMSELSELRMTDTGDPDTAITDAMTQATARAVDELGISTILCISGSGFTVRSMARFRPSARIIGLSSNERTVRQLTLSWGTEALHLPEQGDLQRRVAAALEVARDRGAVQPGELVGVLAGTDVRSRSTNVLRVERVPEA from the coding sequence TTCGTGGCCTGATCCGGGCCGGCATGGACGTGGCCCGACTAGGGCTTGCCCATAACACGATCGACGAGGCGGCGGCCCGCATGGCCGACATTCGCCGGATCGCTGCTCTCGAGGGGCGTTACGTCGGAATTTTGGTTGACCTCCCGGGGCCCAAGGTTCGCGCTGCTTCCTTCGGCGAGGAACCGGTGGTTCTGGTCGAGGACTCCCGCGTGGAACTCCGGGTAGGAGACCACCGCAGTGACGCAACGTCGATCGAGGTCGACTACGAAGGGCTTTTGTCCGACATGGAGCCCGGCGATCGCCTCAGCTTGGGTGACGGCCGGGTGATCCTTGAGGTCCGGGACGTGTCGGAGGAGTCGTTGTCGGCCCGGGTGGCCCACGGCGGTGTTCTTACCGGTAGCCCCGGCCTCCACATTCCTTCGGATCGGCTGTCGATGCGTGCTCCGACCGATGATGACCTCCGTGCCGTCGAACGCTTCGTGGAACTCGACGTTGACATGATTGCCGTGTCGTTCGTGAGGTCTGCAGAGGACCTGGCCCGTCTGTCGGTGATGCCGCACCCCGAAGGGCCCATCGTGGTGGCCAAGATCGAGACCCGTGCTGCTATCGACGACCTCCCAGCCATCATTGAGGCCTCAGGAGCGGTGATGGTGGCCCGAGGAGACCTGGGAAGCGAGTGCAGCATTGAGGAGCTGCCGATCCTTCAGAAGGAGATCATCCGGCAGTGCATCGCATTGGGTCGCCCAGCCATCACGGCCACCCAGATGCTGGAGACCATGGTCAACAACCCTGAGCCGACTCGGGCCGAGGTCTCCGACGTGGCCAACGCCGTCTGGGATGGATCGAGCGCGGTGATGCTCTCGGGTGAGACAGCCATTGGGGCCAATCCGGTGAACGTCGTGTCCACGATGTCGCGGATCGCTGAACGGGCCGACGAGGCCTTCGACCATCGTGGGTGGATGTCGGAGCTCTCGGAGCTCCGCATGACCGACACTGGCGACCCGGACACTGCAATTACCGATGCCATGACCCAGGCCACGGCTCGAGCCGTCGATGAGCTAGGCATCTCGACAATCTTGTGTATCTCGGGTAGTGGCTTCACGGTCCGGTCGATGGCCCGGTTCCGTCCGTCGGCCCGCATCATCGGCCTTAGCTCCAACGAGCGCACTGTTCGGCAACTGACCCTCAGCTGGGGTACGGAGGCCCTCCACCTGCCTGAGCAGGGAGACCTCCAGCGACGGGTAGCTGCCGCCCTCGAGGTGGCCCGCGACCGAGGTGCGGTGCAGCCCGGCGAGCTAGTAGGAGTCCTGGCCGGTACCGACGTCCGGTCGCGATCCACAAACGTGCTTCGAGTGGAGCGGGTCCCCGAAGCGTGA
- a CDS encoding HRDC domain-containing protein, giving the protein MRAQPRIAVDTEFHREKTYFPKVALVQVAWEEGLVLIDPLEVDLAPLADLLESEVVVVMHAAGQDLEVFDRVCGTAPHHLFDTQVAAGFTGLSSPSLTTLHERELGFHLPKGDRLTDWLARPLTASQLEYAASDVAHLLEIHDRLVRRLGDDGRLAWAEQECREMLAREHGRRNPDDAWQRIKEARQLRGPARDVARSVAAWRERRAAQVDIPVRHVLPDLGLVAVAQRAPKEVEDLRGIRGLDGRHHKGAVASGIIEAVAAAGNLPPLQPDLPRRNGGADIRAGVTLVSAWVSQLSRDLDLDPALVGTRSDIEALVRGDDDARMSTGWRHQVVGGQVGDLLSGRAALAFDGRGGLVLEARSS; this is encoded by the coding sequence CTGCGAGCACAGCCTCGGATCGCTGTGGATACCGAATTCCACCGCGAGAAGACTTACTTCCCAAAGGTGGCCCTGGTACAGGTGGCCTGGGAGGAGGGCCTGGTCCTGATCGACCCCCTTGAGGTAGACCTTGCCCCTCTGGCCGACCTTTTGGAGTCGGAAGTTGTAGTGGTCATGCACGCCGCAGGCCAAGACCTCGAGGTGTTCGATCGGGTTTGCGGGACGGCGCCACACCACCTGTTCGACACCCAGGTGGCGGCTGGCTTCACCGGGCTGTCTTCACCCTCTCTGACCACTCTGCACGAGCGCGAGCTTGGCTTCCACCTCCCCAAGGGAGATCGACTGACCGACTGGCTGGCCCGCCCGCTGACCGCCTCGCAACTCGAATACGCCGCGTCTGACGTAGCCCATCTCCTGGAGATCCATGACCGGCTGGTTCGACGTCTCGGCGACGACGGGCGCCTGGCCTGGGCGGAACAGGAGTGCCGGGAGATGCTGGCCCGCGAACACGGCCGGCGAAACCCCGACGATGCATGGCAAAGGATCAAGGAGGCCCGCCAACTCCGCGGGCCGGCGCGTGACGTGGCCCGATCAGTGGCCGCATGGCGGGAGCGTCGTGCGGCCCAGGTGGACATTCCGGTTCGTCACGTGTTGCCCGATCTGGGTTTGGTTGCCGTCGCCCAGCGCGCCCCGAAGGAGGTCGAAGACCTACGGGGGATTCGGGGATTGGACGGACGCCACCACAAGGGGGCGGTGGCCAGCGGAATAATCGAGGCGGTGGCCGCGGCAGGGAATCTGCCGCCCCTGCAGCCTGACCTCCCGCGGCGAAACGGAGGAGCCGATATCAGGGCGGGCGTGACACTGGTATCAGCCTGGGTCTCGCAACTGTCGCGGGATCTCGATCTGGATCCGGCCCTGGTGGGGACCCGGAGCGATATTGAGGCGCTGGTGCGGGGCGACGATGACGCCCGGATGTCCACCGGTTGGCGCCATCAGGTGGTCGGTGGTCAGGTGGGCGACCTCCTAAGCGGCCGCGCCGCACTGGCCTTCGACGGACGGGGTGGCCTGGTCTTGGAAGCCCGGAGCAGCTGA
- a CDS encoding molybdenum cofactor guanylyltransferase has product MDAPPATLTGGAVLAGGASSRMGSDKAFLVVGGRPLVLGVADALTGALGVAAVVVGGDEDRLRALGLEVLPDRAPGAGPLGGILTALLHHRERFDQVVVLSCDLPDPSPESIRTVAEAASDEDAIAVPVVNGRRQWMHAAWPIAVLPALEEIFQRGERAPHRAVVDLPVVEVDGLDPGSLRDIDRLEDLDEESAGDR; this is encoded by the coding sequence GTGGACGCACCACCTGCGACCCTGACCGGTGGAGCGGTACTGGCCGGAGGGGCCAGCAGTCGCATGGGTAGCGACAAGGCCTTCTTGGTTGTGGGCGGACGCCCCCTTGTGCTCGGCGTGGCCGACGCCCTGACCGGCGCCCTGGGTGTGGCAGCGGTGGTGGTCGGTGGAGACGAGGATCGCCTCAGAGCCCTTGGACTGGAGGTCCTGCCCGATCGGGCTCCAGGGGCCGGGCCGCTAGGGGGGATCCTGACCGCCCTTCTCCACCACCGGGAGCGGTTTGACCAGGTGGTGGTCCTGTCCTGCGACCTACCCGACCCCTCGCCGGAAAGCATCCGGACGGTGGCCGAAGCGGCCTCCGACGAGGACGCCATCGCCGTCCCGGTCGTCAACGGCCGGCGGCAGTGGATGCATGCCGCCTGGCCGATCGCCGTCCTTCCTGCCCTCGAGGAGATCTTCCAGAGAGGAGAGCGTGCACCCCACCGGGCAGTCGTTGACCTCCCCGTGGTGGAGGTCGACGGCTTGGATCCCGGCAGCCTGCGTGACATTGACCGTCTCGAGGACCTCGACGAGGAGTCAGCGGGTGACCGATAG